In Ananas comosus cultivar F153 linkage group 10, ASM154086v1, whole genome shotgun sequence, the sequence GATGCGGAGACAAAAAAATTGCTGAGGCAAAGGCCAACAACTGAATCTGACTTTGGTGGTGACACTGTTGTTTCAGACTCCGAAAATGAACGCCCCGATTATGAACATATTGTGGTCTCGGATACTGAGGACGGGATTTCAGTTTCTAGCGATGGATCTATGGAAGCCTACAAGTGATTATCGTCGACGAGTATGCTTTTGCTTTTTGTGGAGTTTCTATTTTGTGGGTAGTGATCATGGAATGAAATATGAATTGCTCCTTTTTGGTAATGTAATATGGCAAAGAAGTAGGCTTCGTTCTCTGTAGTAAGATATACATGTAGGAAGGTTACTAATATTTTGGTATTCTATAGAGCTAGAACAGTTTAAGTAGGTCTCTTTGTACATGGATTATCTCGTCTTTTTTCATTTAACATTACATGAGCGAGCACTTAGATAGTAGATAATTTTAATTGGAATTTGTAGCTATAACTCCATTCGGGGAGGATTGAGGCCCAGCCTACAATGCCCGGGcttaaattttcattcatttGCTCGAGCCCACATGGGTCTCCTATTGATGTGGCCCAGTATTTTATGGAAAccataactttttaattatagtattgGCTTATATTATACTAAAAGTTTATGGCAACTATTCAACTATAGCCAATTatcgaattttattttatttaatattaaaatttaaaactaaaataatacgCTAAAATAATCTTTATATAATGCCATCACACCAATAtttcaaattcattttttttttttaagattcatAAAGACTTCTCACGTGAAAAGATATGTGCCTACTGAATGACCTACGAATAGAAAAATGCACAACTCTTATCACTTGTATCTCATGGCCATACGGGCGCTGACATCTATGTTATGCCATTCCGTTTTTTAagcccccgtttggttgggggttaaggggtggaataaccccttaacccccaatttatacccaaacatcATGAAAAaagggtggggtttactaaccccacccccttcccaactttaaccccgcacgcatcccgagccctcaccttttttcttatttatcaatcattatctttttatcccacctactccaaccaaacacaaaaaaattttaacaccactttaaccctgaacttaaccctatccctggtatagctactttttccttaaccccgaaccaaacggaggctaaaGGATTAATTACACCAGTAATCCCCAACCTTTTCATCAATTCTTATTTGGGtccctaaccttttttttttttttgcaatgaGTGTCTAATCTCtggatttcatttcaattaagtcccagcCGTTAGATAGGtgttaaaattgacgaaaaatgcCCACGTCAGCACCATGCATGTCAGCGCGATGGAGGCACCATGTTAGCACCACGGTGGCATTGTGTcagcggattgcaaaaaaaatttaatattatttttaattttaaatttaaaattttgaatttttatttttagagactaaagtaaaaaatgtgcaaagtttagAAACCTAAATTAACATGCAAAAGTATGCCAAATAAGCGTTGACGTGGtgattccgttaattttaacagGTTTTTTAATGGTTGGGTCTTAATTGTAATAAATCAAGAGATTAGGAACacaattgccaaaaaaaaaaaaaaattggggacCCAAGTGAAAATTGATGAAAAGATTGGGGACTACTGGTgtaattaacctttttttttaacaggcATTAGGTCCTAGACCAAATTGGTAATTGCTCATATTTGTTACATACTTACATTGGTTAATATATCAGCGGCATTAATTATAATACTAAGTTGCCCGGAAAATAAGCACCCGCCTGTGAACGCGGCTCCGTTTAGGGAGAAATCAACGCATAGACCACggtctatatattttatatccaaaatatatacgcataaaaaaaaatgtttaaaaagcTATTACTCACTGTGTGAGAGGAACATTACGAAGTTTATgatctttaaaatataaatatatattaaatgctCTAATTATATCCAAcagttcaaatttagatttttttacgATTTTCGATTtgagcagtttttttttttttcacagctctcagaaacaaaaaaaaaaaaaaaaacacccgaACGTTAATATAATCGCAGCAAAAAGGAagtctcaaaaaaagaaaagaaaagaaaagaaaaaagcacgTCACTCCACCACCGGCAAACGCTGACGTCAGTCCACGTCATCCACCGGAATCCGGCGCCGGTGCTCCGGCGAGCGGTTCTTCGCCACGTCAGCAAAAGCCCTGAAAATATACTTGTAAACGCTCTTCTCGTTGAGCTCCAGGTAGCAGAAGAGCAGCTCCTCCATGAACCCCCAGTAATCATCCAACGGCTCCCCGCTCTCCACGTGGCACGCCGCGGCCACCATCTCCATCATGGACGCACGGAAATCCGCGCACGGGTCGTCAGAGTACGCCACCGCGGCGACGCCCCCGCACTGCACCGCCACGCGCGGGGTCACCACCGCGGCGGCAGCAACATCCGAAAATGACTTGTAAACTTTATTACGACCGTCCTTCATTGGTAATTCCCCGCGAACTTCTTCGTTCAGCGGTTTATACCGACGCATTACTAATTCCGCTGGCGTAGGTCTACTCGTCGCTAACACGTCGGCTGCGGTGGTGGCCCCGCTCAGCCGCGCCTCCTGGATTAGAGAGCCTGTGGCGGCGGGGGCCACGAAGAAGCGGGCAGAGGCGCAGACGGAGCCCGGGGAGAGGTCCGTGAGGCGCGGGGACTCGTCGGTGGGGCCGTACGAATACGTCATGCCGTCCACGTCAGCAGCGCCGGCGTCCACGTCAGCACGGAGGGAGTGAGAGCTTGCGTCGGAGGAGAGGGTCCTGGGGGACTTGCACCCGGAGAGGAGCCAATTTGTGGTTATGTCAATGATGGTGGGGTTCGGAGGGGTTGGGAAGTAATTTAAGGATTTGTTTGGTGTGGAGTTGGAAATGTGGCGAAGGGGTTTGTGGTGGCGCTTCTTCGCCATTTGgtcaattttaatttctatgaattttggttattttttttaatctcctcTTATAGAGAGGATATATAGGTACATTTAGAGCTGTATATAAAGGAAAGTATTTAAGCTggatatttaaaagtttttacGTAGATTTTCTTGCCATAGTTATTCCGGGTAATATATAGTTCTAAACATATGCGGGTGCAGTTTTGAGAACATTAAGCGGGCTCTATTAATGGGAATAATAATAACGAAGGAAAGTGTGATTAAATTGGAAAGGGTTACATTGGAAAGGAAGTGGTTACTGCGTCTTTAGTGTATCTTATTATGTTAAAAGCAACATTTATGATTTATGGGTTGGATTTGGATCTAATTGCTGTTTCTTTGCGTTAGCTTTTAATTGCTGAGTTTTCTGAATGAAAATGCTTTTACTTATATAGAGAAATTAATCTTcctagccatatatatatatatgtcgcatttttggataaattgtaTCTGGAAGGGCATTTTGGTCGATCAGGATTGGCACTGTATTGGATTAGATTCGGGTGGCTAACTAGGCTTTGATATGTATCGACTTCTGAGGAGGTTTGAAATTGTCTCTgatactttattattaaaaaattttgaattaaacttCAGTTGCGGCATTTATCGATGCATGCACCAATTTAGTCCTATTAAGTTGAGTAGGATCGGATGGACCGGAGTAGATTCACAAATAGCTGTTAGAGCACATGCATGAATACAACAAAATGAGCTAAAATTCATGAAACCTAGCAAAATAGCATGAAGTACCACTTTCCACAAGAATATTTAGCATGTCTCACAATAAATTATCTCGCatgcatattttattattctaattataCCATGCAATTGCTCTCTTCTACCAAGAGAAGTAAAGAAACATAAGATTAAAGGACGTGGAGGTGGAGAATGTTAATGAGCGAGATACGTAACAATGAGAGCTACAAGCATCAACAAATAAGTAGCaaaccgaccgtccttagagcaagtagcaaagggtttggtggttggtacccgagattcaagttcgaattctagttgattcatatttctagctaagtttatttctaaaataaaataaacgaagcgggtaacgtgctacctatctctctcaaaaaaaaaaaaaaacaacaaataagTAGCGATCCCTTGATCGATCGCTTTGCTGTCGCTGGTCATAGAGGAAATCAGAGCTTCGCCATGTACGAACTGCGCGTGAACGCTGATAAGAAGTAGGTAAC encodes:
- the LOC109716591 gene encoding uncharacterized protein LOC109716591 — translated: MAKKRHHKPLRHISNSTPNKSLNYFPTPPNPTIIDITTNWLLSGCKSPRTLSSDASSHSLRADVDAGAADVDGMTYSYGPTDESPRLTDLSPGSVCASARFFVAPAATGSLIQEARLSGATTAADVLATSRPTPAELVMRRYKPLNEEVRGELPMKDGRNKVYKSFSDVAAAAVVTPRVAVQCGGVAAVAYSDDPCADFRASMMEMVAAACHVESGEPLDDYWGFMEELLFCYLELNEKSVYKYIFRAFADVAKNRSPEHRRRIPVDDVD